ATCCTCCGCGCGAATTCGAGCGGCCACACATTTGAGGTGCTCTCGAACCCGGAGTTCCTGGCGGAAGGAACGGCGATCAAGGATCTCCTGGCGCCGGATCGCGTCCTGATCGGCGGCGAGCACACCCCGGGTGGCGAGGCGGCGTTGCAGGCGTTGGTGGACGTCTATGCGCACTGGGTGCCGCGGGAGCGCATCATCACGACGAATCTCTGGTCATCTGAACTGTCGAAGCTGGTGGCCAACGCGTTCCTGGCGCAGCGGATTTCCTCGATCAACTCCATCTCCGCGCTGTGCGAGGCGACGGGGGCGGACGTCGATGAGGTGGCCAATGCGATCGGCAAGGACAGCCGGATTGGCCCGAAATTCCTGAAGGCCTCGGTGGGGTTCGGCGGCTCGTGTTTTCAGAAGGACATCCTGAATCTCGTGTACCTCTGTGAACACTTCCGGCTGCCCGAAGTGGCGGCGTACTGGGAGTGGGTGGTGAAGATGAACGACTGGCAGAAACACCGGTTCGCGGAGCGCATCGTGGCATCTCTGTTCAACACCGTCGCGGACAAGAGAATCGCCGTGTATGGGTTCGCCTTCAAAAAGGATACCAACGACACGCGTGAATCTCCGGCGATCGCGGTTTGCCGGGACCTTCTGGCCGAACAGGCGCGAGTCACGGTTTACGACCCGAAAGTGCCGGAACGTGAGATCCGCGCCGAAATCCTGGGCAAGGATGGCACGGCGGCCGGGCATGGCGCCGAAACGCGTTTGACGGTGGCCGCATCGCCCTACGACGCGGCGGTGGATGCGCACGCGATCGCGGTGCTGACCGAATGGGACGAGTTCAAGACGCTGGACTACGCAAAGATCTTCGCGCGCATGTGCCAGCCGGCCTCAGTGTTCGATGGCCGCAACATCCTTGATTGTGCCAAGCTGCAGACGCTCGGTTTCCGCACCCACGCCGTCGGCAAATAGCCGGGCGGAGGCGGCGGAACGAAGTCAGCTCGCGCGGGCGCCGGCCAAGAATCCGATCGGCTGGTAGACGCCGCCGAGCACAGTTTGCGCGGGGCATCCCAGCCAGCGATCCAGCACGGTTGCGTACACTTGGCGGAAGTCGGTGCTGAAAGTGAGATCCTGGTTGGGCGCGAGCTTGAGTGACGGCGCCGTGCCCTGGAGGCCGCCCTGCACGCGCGGTCCGAGCACGAACAGCGGCGCCGCGGTGCCGTGGTCGGTGCCACGGCTCTCGTTCTCGCTCGGGCGACGACCGAACTCAGAGAACGTCATCGTGAGAACCTGCTGATCCAGGGCGTGTGCCTTGAGATCGCGTTGGAAGGCGGCGAGTGCGTCGGACAACTGCGTGAGCAAGTTGGCCTGCTGGGTGAGTTGGTTGGAGTGGGTGTCGAACCCGCTGAGCGACACGAAATAAACGCGAGTCGGCAATCCGCCCGCGATGAGGGCGGCGACATTTCGCAGCGAGGCGGCGAATGGCGTGCCCGGATACGGATGAGCGGGACGGTACCGACCGATGACGCGCTGCACTTTCGTCTCGGTGACG
This genomic window from Opitutus sp. ER46 contains:
- a CDS encoding UDP-glucose 6-dehydrogenase: MKICCIGAGYVGGPTMAMIALKAPSIEVRVVDMNAARIAAWNSDTLPIYEPGLDEVVKERRGKNLHFSTDVAGSIKVADIIFVAVNTPTKTYGIGAGRAADLRFIESVARTIAEHANGPKIIVEKSTIPVKTAETIKEILRANSSGHTFEVLSNPEFLAEGTAIKDLLAPDRVLIGGEHTPGGEAALQALVDVYAHWVPRERIITTNLWSSELSKLVANAFLAQRISSINSISALCEATGADVDEVANAIGKDSRIGPKFLKASVGFGGSCFQKDILNLVYLCEHFRLPEVAAYWEWVVKMNDWQKHRFAERIVASLFNTVADKRIAVYGFAFKKDTNDTRESPAIAVCRDLLAEQARVTVYDPKVPEREIRAEILGKDGTAAGHGAETRLTVAASPYDAAVDAHAIAVLTEWDEFKTLDYAKIFARMCQPASVFDGRNILDCAKLQTLGFRTHAVGK